The following are encoded together in the Rhizoctonia solani chromosome 10, complete sequence genome:
- a CDS encoding Golgi apparatus membrane protein TVP38, with protein MATLAPYNSRPYPLPGDAPSRGPEYITYPKFESELHDSSLDHDSTPLTGRGIRRSGSPTPSEKEELKQYDGFLKKAFRKESYKDKRFVVTVVVVIILIIITILLSIFHKQIVKALLPAARWVKKTPAGWLIPIALLVVLSIPPLFGAEIVHLLCGMFYGLGVGFLLVCVGTILGEMLTFFMFRYCLRSRADKLERGKGSPQWAALARVIREGGFWVALVIRYSAIPTHVGTALFAACGMNFWVFLLTLVLSLPRQLAGVYIGVLAGEEAEGHPSKIDKTISTVILVVTIVVTIVAMRWIAGRMKAAALSIIREHRAREATQVEVKSFNAGGLYDPANATSGTWTGTANSHVYFGTRTPSPAPPNAPGSVSMPTVPGPAQVHVQTV; from the exons ATGGCCACCCTTGCCCCATACAACTCTCGCCCTTACCCTCTTCCGGGAGATGCTCCCTCTCGAGGTCCTGAGTATATTACATACCCAAAATTCGAATCCGAATTACATGATTCGTCCTTGGATCACGATTCAACCCCACTCACTGGTCGTGGTATCCGTCGCTCTGGTTCTCCAACTCCTTCGGAAAAAGAGGAGCTCAAGCAATATGACGGTTTTTTGAAGAAGGCTTTTCGTAAGGAGAGTTACAAAGACAAACGTTTTGTAG TCACTGTCGTGGTCGTTATCATATTGATAATCATTACTATTCTTTTGAGTATTTTTCATAAACAAATCGTCAAAGCACTCCTTCCCGCCGCGAGGTGGGTCAAAAAGACCCCGGCTGGTTGGCTAATCCCAATCGCGCTTCTCGTTGTCTTATCTATCCCACCA CTTTTTGGCGCTGAAATCGTTCACCTGTTATGTGGGATGTTTTATGGGCTTGGAGTTGGATTCCTACTAGTGTGCG TCGGCACTATTCTTGGGGAAATGCTTACGTTCTTTATGTTCCGTTATTGTCTGCGTTCGCGCGCGGATAAGCTTGAGCGTGGCAAAGGCTCGCCTCAATGGGCTGCCCTTGCACGCGTGATCCGTGAGGGTGGTTTCTGGGTTGCCCTTGTAATCCGGTATAGTGCTATCCCAACTCATG TTGGCACCGCACTATTTGCTGCATGCGGTATGAACTTTTGGGTTTTCCTGCTTACCTTGGTTTTGTCACTCCCACGCCAGCTTGCTGGAGTCTATATCGGAG TTCTGGCGGGAGAAGAGGCTGAAGGCCACCCTTCGAAGATTGACAAAACGATATCGACAGTGATTTTAGTTGTTACCATCGTCGTAACTATTGTTGCCATGAG GTGGATAGCAGGACGTATGAAAGCCGCTGCCCTCTCTATTATCCGGGAACATCGTGCTCGAGAGGCCACCCAAGTTGAGGTCAAATCGTTCAATGCTGGAGGATTATACGATCCTGCGAACGCGACATCAGGCACCTGGACTGGTACTGCTAACTCGCATGTCTATTTTGGAACACGCACACCCAGTCCGGCTCCACCAAACGCCCCTGGTAGTGTTTCGATGCCGACTGTTCCGGGCCCCGCACAGGTCCATGTTCAAACAGTCTAG